In Equus przewalskii isolate Varuska chromosome 31, EquPr2, whole genome shotgun sequence, one genomic interval encodes:
- the GLRX2 gene encoding glutaredoxin 2 isoform X1, which produces MSWLRAARTGTRLVWTRSWSGAAASGMGNSTSSSLGNSATAPVNQIQETISDNCVVIFSKTSCSYCTMAKKLFHDINVNYKVVELDMLEYGSQFQDALYKMTGDRTVPRIFVNGTFIGGATDTHRLHKEGKLLPLVQQCYLKKSEREDFS; this is translated from the exons ATGTCCTGGCTCCGCGCGGCGCGGACGGGGACGCGGCTCGTCTGGACCAGGAGCTGGAGCGGCGCGGCGGCCTCGGG GATGGGGAACAGCACATCATCATCTTTGGGGAATTCAGCAACAGCTCCTGTGAATCAGATCCAA GAAACGATTTCTGACAATTGTGTGGTGATTTTCTCAAAAACCTCTTGTTCTTACTGTACAATGGCAAAAAAACTTTTCCATGACATAAATGTTAATTACAAAGTGGTGGAGTTGGACATGCTTGAATACGGAAGCCAGTTTCAAGACGCTCTTTACAAGATGACTGGTGACAGAACC GTGCCAAGAATATTTGTCAATGGAACTTTTATCGGAGGTGCAACGGACACTCATAGGCTccacaaagaagggaaattactTCCACTAGTGCAGCagtgttacttaaaaaaaagtgagagagaagacTTTTCGTGA
- the GLRX2 gene encoding glutaredoxin 2 isoform X2 → MGNSTSSSLGNSATAPVNQIQETISDNCVVIFSKTSCSYCTMAKKLFHDINVNYKVVELDMLEYGSQFQDALYKMTGDRTVPRIFVNGTFIGGATDTHRLHKEGKLLPLVQQCYLKKSEREDFS, encoded by the exons ATGGGGAACAGCACATCATCATCTTTGGGGAATTCAGCAACAGCTCCTGTGAATCAGATCCAA GAAACGATTTCTGACAATTGTGTGGTGATTTTCTCAAAAACCTCTTGTTCTTACTGTACAATGGCAAAAAAACTTTTCCATGACATAAATGTTAATTACAAAGTGGTGGAGTTGGACATGCTTGAATACGGAAGCCAGTTTCAAGACGCTCTTTACAAGATGACTGGTGACAGAACC GTGCCAAGAATATTTGTCAATGGAACTTTTATCGGAGGTGCAACGGACACTCATAGGCTccacaaagaagggaaattactTCCACTAGTGCAGCagtgttacttaaaaaaaagtgagagagaagacTTTTCGTGA